The Aureispira anguillae genome contains a region encoding:
- a CDS encoding OsmC family protein encodes MPTVINIKNLPTGFQSIIDNGKHSILGDEPIKSKGTDLGFAPTDLILSSLAMCKVATVRYIARKNGWEDLIRDVDGQLSLVVKRGKDGQLTSKVKVALKIEGDISPEQKVELLKQADNCYIHRMVEGDWEIESATELVDAVNA; translated from the coding sequence ATGCCAACTGTAATTAACATCAAAAATCTTCCTACAGGCTTCCAAAGTATTATTGACAACGGTAAACATTCTATTCTTGGAGATGAACCCATCAAAAGCAAAGGTACTGATTTAGGTTTCGCACCAACGGATCTTATTCTATCAAGCTTGGCCATGTGCAAAGTAGCAACGGTTCGTTATATTGCTCGCAAAAATGGCTGGGAAGACTTAATTCGTGATGTTGACGGTCAACTTTCTTTAGTCGTTAAAAGAGGTAAGGATGGTCAGCTAACTTCTAAAGTTAAGGTTGCCCTAAAAATTGAAGGAGACATCAGCCCAGAACAAAAGGTTGAATTGTTAAAACAGGCAGACAACTGTTATATCCATAGAATGGTGGAAGGTGATTGGGAAATTGAATCGGCAACAGAACTCGTTGATGCTGTTAATGCTTAA
- the trxA gene encoding thioredoxin: protein MKEIKSVQDFNEIIRQDKPVLLDFYADWCGPCQALLPTVEKLANQYSDKIEVAKVNIDQNNALAAKLNVRSIPALFFIQDRAVKEKLVGFQSEAALNSKFAAYSR, encoded by the coding sequence ATGAAAGAGATAAAAAGTGTTCAAGATTTTAATGAAATCATTCGCCAAGACAAACCCGTTTTGCTAGATTTTTATGCCGACTGGTGTGGTCCTTGCCAAGCCTTGTTGCCAACCGTCGAAAAATTAGCCAATCAATATAGTGACAAAATTGAAGTGGCAAAAGTCAATATTGATCAAAACAACGCCTTGGCTGCTAAATTAAACGTAAGAAGCATTCCTGCTTTATTTTTCATACAAGATCGAGCTGTCAAAGAAAAGCTGGTTGGCTTTCAATCAGAGGCTGCTTTAAACTCCAAGTTTGCTGCCTATAGCCGCTAA
- a CDS encoding helix-turn-helix domain-containing protein: MKYLGSTNEYFEVVDITQHNCYLLKEIEDEQLSLLWFTSDDNRLVIDAIEYSFDNNQILCLTEFHRVQPQQIQSLKLLRFNRPFYCIANHDSEVSCKGILYFGSSNLPIIHLSPQDADILDTVWKMLCIEMESRDNLQLEMLQMMLKRILILCTRIYKSQNNYAKIEPHKIDLIKAFNFLVEQHFKEKHTVAEYATLLNKSPKTLANLFKKISNKTPLELIQNRKMLEARRLLSYTKQPISEIGYQIGFNDIQSFSRFFKKKQGLSPSDFRENQP, encoded by the coding sequence ATGAAATACTTAGGCAGTACCAACGAATACTTTGAAGTCGTTGATATAACCCAACACAATTGTTATCTATTAAAAGAAATTGAGGACGAGCAACTTTCTTTGTTGTGGTTTACTTCTGATGATAATCGCTTAGTCATTGATGCGATAGAATATTCTTTTGACAATAACCAAATCTTATGTTTAACAGAATTTCACCGAGTACAACCGCAACAAATTCAATCCTTAAAATTACTTCGTTTTAATAGACCGTTTTATTGTATTGCCAACCACGACAGTGAAGTTAGCTGCAAAGGTATTTTGTATTTTGGTTCTTCCAACCTTCCCATTATCCACTTATCTCCCCAAGATGCAGATATATTGGATACGGTCTGGAAAATGTTATGCATTGAGATGGAATCTAGAGACAATTTACAACTAGAAATGTTGCAAATGATGCTGAAACGAATTCTCATTCTGTGCACCAGAATTTATAAAAGTCAGAACAACTACGCAAAAATTGAACCCCATAAAATTGATTTAATTAAGGCCTTTAATTTTTTAGTAGAACAACACTTCAAAGAGAAACACACTGTTGCAGAATATGCCACTTTGCTCAATAAATCCCCCAAAACATTAGCGAATTTATTCAAAAAGATAAGCAATAAAACGCCTCTAGAGCTTATTCAAAATAGAAAAATGTTGGAAGCTCGCCGATTGCTTAGTTATACCAAGCAACCTATTTCCGAAATTGGTTACCAAATTGGGTTCAATGACATCCAGTCTTTTAGTCGCTTTTTTAAGAAAAAACAAGGGCTCTCTCCTTCTGATTTTCGAGAAAATCAACCCTAG
- a CDS encoding sugar transferase: MKSWRLPKGVLFYAFVDYLTATLAWFLFVVFRRVIIEGRPFESSIFQDNNFLYSMIVVPIIWIMVYIILDSYRNVYRMSRLAEFARTIFSSLVGGLLLFFTLLLDDLVNYLGGYHAYYLAFGGLLCIHFCCTVFARMLLLTIASNRIHSGKFSFNTVIIGSHPKIESIYLDIINRERQLGYNIVGYVSIKDQEKHPLAEHLNSLGTIEGLNDLLIHKEIEEVILALDKSEHTKLKKLIGALDRHSYNILVRAIPEMRAILLGKVNMPNVRGAGLLEIKTHFIPIWLRIMKRSVDVVASLLVLILFSPLYLFVAIRVRLSSEGPIFYKQERIGRYGKPFMIYKFRSMYLDAEKGGPQLSSDTDDRCTPWGRIMRKYRLDEIPQFWNVLKGDMSLVGPRPERQFFINQIAQRDPRVHKLHKVRPGITSWGQVQYGYASNVDEMIDRLKIDLIYIENLTLGLDVKIMIHTVLVILRGSGK, encoded by the coding sequence ATGAAGTCTTGGCGACTACCCAAAGGGGTCTTATTTTATGCTTTTGTTGATTATTTAACAGCTACATTAGCATGGTTTTTATTTGTAGTATTTAGGCGAGTTATTATAGAAGGTAGACCTTTTGAAAGTTCTATTTTTCAAGATAATAATTTTCTGTACAGCATGATAGTTGTACCAATAATCTGGATAATGGTTTATATTATTCTGGATAGTTATCGCAATGTGTATAGAATGTCTAGACTGGCGGAGTTTGCACGAACTATCTTTTCTAGCTTGGTTGGCGGACTATTGTTGTTTTTTACCCTTCTTTTAGACGATTTAGTAAATTATTTAGGTGGTTATCACGCCTATTACTTGGCATTTGGTGGTTTACTTTGTATTCATTTTTGCTGCACAGTTTTTGCTAGAATGTTATTGCTAACAATTGCTAGCAATCGAATTCATTCAGGAAAATTTTCCTTTAATACCGTGATTATTGGATCGCATCCTAAAATTGAATCCATTTATTTGGATATAATCAATCGGGAGCGTCAGTTGGGGTATAATATTGTGGGCTATGTTTCTATAAAAGACCAAGAAAAACATCCCTTGGCGGAACACCTCAATTCGTTGGGAACAATAGAAGGGCTCAATGATCTTCTAATTCATAAGGAGATAGAAGAAGTAATTCTTGCCTTAGACAAATCGGAACATACCAAACTCAAAAAATTGATTGGAGCATTGGATCGTCATAGTTACAATATCTTGGTGCGGGCGATACCTGAAATGCGAGCGATCTTATTGGGCAAAGTAAACATGCCCAATGTTAGGGGAGCAGGCTTATTGGAAATCAAAACTCATTTTATTCCAATTTGGTTGCGTATAATGAAACGAAGCGTTGATGTGGTTGCTTCTTTATTGGTCTTAATTCTATTTAGCCCGCTTTATCTTTTTGTTGCGATTCGAGTTCGACTGTCTTCTGAAGGACCTATTTTTTATAAACAGGAACGAATAGGGCGTTATGGCAAACCATTTATGATTTATAAGTTTCGTTCCATGTATTTGGATGCAGAAAAAGGAGGACCACAGTTGTCTTCTGATACAGATGATCGCTGCACTCCTTGGGGGCGGATAATGAGAAAATATAGATTGGATGAGATTCCTCAATTTTGGAATGTACTCAAAGGGGATATGTCGTTGGTAGGACCACGCCCAGAACGACAATTTTTTATCAATCAAATTGCACAAAGAGACCCCAGAGTACACAAATTGCACAAGGTGCGCCCTGGAATAACTTCTTGGGGACAGGTACAATATGGTTATGCATCTAATGTAGATGAAATGATTGATCGTCTAAAAATAGACCTTATCTATATTGAAAATTTAACCTTAGGTTTGGACGTCAAAATTATGATTCATACGGTATTGGTGATTCTTAGAGGAAGTGGGAAATAA
- the speE gene encoding polyamine aminopropyltransferase gives MSNALGRHILVEFFGCSATILNDVIIIERAMVEAAKAAQATVINSTFHHFSPYGVSGVVVIQESHLAIHAWPEYRYAAVDIFTCGEEVDPWVAYDYLKTAFEAQHGSSMELNRGQKELLKRIDVDYLAKDRGEAEGNLQPEFKRDVWFTDKDENIALSLRHTGSLLYNEQSPYQRVRVLESYAYGKTLLIDDMVMATEKDEFIYHEMIAHVPTFIHGNPKRVLVIGGGDGGTIRELFRHASIEEIVMVEIDEKVVEASKLHLPQLSCEFDNPKLDLRIQDGIQYLKKCEAASFDLIIIDGSDPEGPAKGLFSANFYEDVHRALKPNGVLNLQSEGPLFNTDAFLDLNQCISAIFGADSVACYLAYISTYPTGMWSFTTAQKGKKLNYTNFDLAEAAIFSQQHNLQYYTPEIHYAAFALPPFVRKMIQERNAPSLVE, from the coding sequence ATGAGTAATGCACTAGGACGACACATATTAGTTGAATTTTTTGGTTGTTCAGCTACCATTCTTAATGATGTTATTATTATAGAAAGGGCAATGGTCGAAGCTGCCAAAGCAGCACAAGCAACAGTTATTAATTCCACTTTTCATCATTTTTCTCCTTATGGAGTTTCTGGTGTCGTAGTTATCCAAGAAAGTCATTTGGCAATACATGCTTGGCCCGAATACCGTTATGCAGCAGTTGATATTTTTACTTGTGGCGAAGAAGTAGATCCTTGGGTTGCTTATGATTATCTCAAAACAGCATTTGAAGCACAACATGGTTCTTCTATGGAGCTAAATCGTGGGCAAAAAGAATTATTAAAGCGAATAGATGTGGATTATTTGGCCAAAGATCGTGGAGAAGCAGAAGGAAACTTACAGCCAGAATTTAAACGAGATGTTTGGTTTACAGATAAAGACGAAAATATTGCACTTTCATTGCGTCATACGGGGAGCTTATTATACAATGAACAATCGCCTTATCAACGTGTTCGGGTGTTAGAAAGTTATGCCTATGGCAAAACCTTATTGATTGATGATATGGTTATGGCAACCGAAAAGGATGAATTTATTTATCATGAAATGATTGCACATGTTCCTACCTTTATTCATGGTAATCCCAAGCGAGTTTTAGTGATTGGAGGAGGAGATGGAGGAACAATTCGAGAATTATTTCGCCATGCTAGCATTGAAGAGATTGTAATGGTAGAAATTGACGAGAAGGTCGTTGAAGCGTCTAAATTGCATTTGCCCCAACTGTCTTGTGAGTTTGACAACCCCAAACTGGATTTGCGCATCCAAGATGGTATTCAATACCTAAAAAAATGTGAGGCTGCTAGCTTTGATCTTATTATTATAGATGGTAGTGATCCAGAAGGTCCCGCCAAAGGTTTGTTTAGTGCCAATTTTTATGAAGATGTACATCGAGCATTAAAACCCAATGGTGTCTTAAATCTACAGAGCGAAGGCCCCTTATTTAATACGGATGCCTTCTTAGATTTGAACCAATGCATCTCTGCTATTTTTGGAGCGGACTCTGTTGCTTGTTATTTGGCTTACATTTCAACTTATCCAACGGGTATGTGGAGCTTTACAACTGCTCAAAAAGGCAAAAAACTAAATTATACCAATTTTGACTTGGCAGAAGCGGCTATATTTTCTCAGCAGCATAATTTGCAATATTATACCCCTGAAATACATTATGCAGCCTTTGCGCTACCTCCCTTTGTGCGCAAAATGATTCAGGAACGAAATGCACCTTCTTTAGTGGAATAA
- the porD gene encoding type IX secretion system protein PorD, whose protein sequence is MRLIKKLSVLFIAICFSLSSNAQDFNTTVTINTPKIQSVDPKIFKNLQTAIEEFMNTRNWVEDNFEPEERIELNIVITIDQELSQTQFKGQMTIQASRPVYNSGYNSVLFQNLDKQFEFTYGEYERLDFSENTYTSNLTSTLAFYAYVILGMDYDSFSELGGEEHFQKAQDILNTVPRGAAEGWTAGSGGIVNRSRYWIIENLLSPRMQDMRRAMYQYYMLGLDRMAQEGQMEKGLATILSALETIDAANQSNPNSMWVQLFSDAKKDEIINLFQVADFNTKRKVYSTMVKLDGTRANDYRALLK, encoded by the coding sequence ATGAGATTAATAAAAAAACTAAGCGTACTGTTCATTGCAATTTGTTTTAGCTTATCCTCTAATGCTCAAGATTTTAATACTACAGTAACCATTAACACACCAAAGATCCAATCTGTAGATCCTAAAATCTTTAAAAATTTGCAAACAGCCATTGAAGAGTTTATGAATACTCGTAATTGGGTAGAGGATAATTTTGAACCAGAAGAGCGCATTGAGTTAAATATCGTAATTACCATTGATCAAGAGCTTTCTCAGACGCAATTTAAGGGACAAATGACCATTCAGGCTAGTCGCCCTGTCTATAACAGTGGTTATAATTCTGTTTTGTTTCAGAACCTAGACAAACAATTTGAATTTACTTATGGAGAATATGAGCGTTTAGATTTTTCTGAAAATACCTATACATCCAACCTTACTTCTACCCTCGCCTTTTATGCCTATGTTATTTTAGGAATGGATTACGATTCTTTTTCTGAATTGGGAGGGGAAGAACATTTTCAAAAAGCACAAGACATTTTGAATACCGTACCTCGTGGAGCAGCTGAAGGGTGGACTGCGGGAAGTGGTGGCATCGTTAATAGAAGTCGCTATTGGATCATCGAAAATTTGTTGAGTCCTCGTATGCAAGATATGCGCCGTGCCATGTACCAATATTATATGCTAGGTTTGGATCGCATGGCTCAAGAGGGTCAAATGGAAAAAGGCTTAGCCACTATTTTGAGTGCTTTAGAGACCATTGATGCTGCCAACCAATCCAACCCCAACTCTATGTGGGTACAGTTGTTCTCAGATGCTAAGAAGGACGAAATTATCAATCTATTTCAAGTCGCTGATTTTAACACGAAACGTAAGGTCTATAGTACTATGGTCAAACTGGATGGTACTCGTGCCAACGATTATCGTGCCTTATTAAAATAA